A window of the Henckelia pumila isolate YLH828 chromosome 3, ASM3356847v2, whole genome shotgun sequence genome harbors these coding sequences:
- the LOC140888445 gene encoding uncharacterized protein isoform X4 translates to MASLFFTAATLSYATTNTIPRLSVAKSTFLVTTLRKLQPYDVVYLPSVVAWNHFLKSSSCCIIKLRANVGGNPRNTPVVDDDGDDGGEDREPGTNDTSLVTESQEDNFEIEIENTGKNSRRIRSKVVVQANLQTLWEVLTDYERLADFIPGLAVSQLLEKGDNFVRLFQVGQQDLAFGLKFNAKGTIDCFEKDLQTLPFGQKRDIEFKMVEGDFQVFEGKWL, encoded by the exons ATGGCGTCACTGTTCTTTACAGCTGCAACTCTGTCTTATGCTACTACGAATACAATCCCCAGATTATCAGTTGCAAAATCTACCTTTCTAGTCACGACACTGAGGAAATTGCAGCCCTATGATGTTGTTTACCTGCCCAGTGTTGTTGCTTG GAATCACTTCCTAAAATCTTCAAGCTGCTGTATAATCAAACTTAGGGCTAATGTTGGGGGTAATCCTAGAAACACTCCAGTTGTTGATGATGACGGTGATGATGGTGGTGAAGACAGGGAACCGGGCACTAATGACACATCACTTGTCACAGAAAGTCAGGAGGATAACTTCGAGATAGAAATAGAGAACACAGGAAAGAACAGTCGGAGAATCAGGTCAAAGGTAGTCGTGCAGGCCAACCTCCAAACACTGTGGGAGGTGTTGACTGATTATGAAAGATTGGCTGATTTTATTCCTGGCCTTGCAGTTAGCCAGTTACTTGAGAAGGGAGATAACTTTGTACGTCTATTCCAG GTTGGCCAGCAGGATTTGGCATTTGGGCTGAAATTCAATGCAAAAGGTACAATTGATTGTTTTGAGAAAGATCTTCAAACTCTCCCTTTTGGTCAAAAGCGTGACATTGAGTTCAAGATGGTTGAGGGTGACTTCCAAGTTTTTGAGGGGAAGTG GTTGTGA
- the LOC140888445 gene encoding uncharacterized protein isoform X3: MASLFFTAATLSYATTNTIPRLSVAKSTFLVTTLRKLQPYDVVYLPSVVAWNHFLKSSSCCIIKLRANVGGNPRNTPVVDDDGDDGGEDREPGTNDTSLVTESQEDNFEIEIENTGKNSRRIRSKVVVQANLQTLWEVLTDYERLADFIPGLAVSQLLEKGDNFVRLFQVGQQDLAFGLKFNAKGTIDCFEKDLQTLPFGQKRDIEFKMVEGDFQVFEGKWSVEQIPFCDLCGSLPYSGFFRL, from the exons ATGGCGTCACTGTTCTTTACAGCTGCAACTCTGTCTTATGCTACTACGAATACAATCCCCAGATTATCAGTTGCAAAATCTACCTTTCTAGTCACGACACTGAGGAAATTGCAGCCCTATGATGTTGTTTACCTGCCCAGTGTTGTTGCTTG GAATCACTTCCTAAAATCTTCAAGCTGCTGTATAATCAAACTTAGGGCTAATGTTGGGGGTAATCCTAGAAACACTCCAGTTGTTGATGATGACGGTGATGATGGTGGTGAAGACAGGGAACCGGGCACTAATGACACATCACTTGTCACAGAAAGTCAGGAGGATAACTTCGAGATAGAAATAGAGAACACAGGAAAGAACAGTCGGAGAATCAGGTCAAAGGTAGTCGTGCAGGCCAACCTCCAAACACTGTGGGAGGTGTTGACTGATTATGAAAGATTGGCTGATTTTATTCCTGGCCTTGCAGTTAGCCAGTTACTTGAGAAGGGAGATAACTTTGTACGTCTATTCCAG GTTGGCCAGCAGGATTTGGCATTTGGGCTGAAATTCAATGCAAAAGGTACAATTGATTGTTTTGAGAAAGATCTTCAAACTCTCCCTTTTGGTCAAAAGCGTGACATTGAGTTCAAGATGGTTGAGGGTGACTTCCAAGTTTTTGAGGGGAAGTGGTCAGTCGAACAG ATTCCATTTTGTGATTTATGTGGCAGTCTTCCTTACTCTGGATTCTTCAGGTTGTGA
- the LOC140888445 gene encoding uncharacterized protein isoform X2: protein MASLFFTAATLSYATTNTIPRLSVAKSTFLVTTLRKLQPYDVVYLPSVVAWANVGGNPRNTPVVDDDGDDGGEDREPGTNDTSLVTESQEDNFEIEIENTGKNSRRIRSKVVVQANLQTLWEVLTDYERLADFIPGLAVSQLLEKGDNFVRLFQVGQQDLAFGLKFNAKGTIDCFEKDLQTLPFGQKRDIEFKMVEGDFQVFEGKWSVEQVVKCNPEDLKTDSVVRELQTTLAYVVDVKPKLWLPVGLVEGRLCREIRTNLTCVRREAEKIFHSANSAL from the exons ATGGCGTCACTGTTCTTTACAGCTGCAACTCTGTCTTATGCTACTACGAATACAATCCCCAGATTATCAGTTGCAAAATCTACCTTTCTAGTCACGACACTGAGGAAATTGCAGCCCTATGATGTTGTTTACCTGCCCAGTGTTGTTGCTTG GGCTAATGTTGGGGGTAATCCTAGAAACACTCCAGTTGTTGATGATGACGGTGATGATGGTGGTGAAGACAGGGAACCGGGCACTAATGACACATCACTTGTCACAGAAAGTCAGGAGGATAACTTCGAGATAGAAATAGAGAACACAGGAAAGAACAGTCGGAGAATCAGGTCAAAGGTAGTCGTGCAGGCCAACCTCCAAACACTGTGGGAGGTGTTGACTGATTATGAAAGATTGGCTGATTTTATTCCTGGCCTTGCAGTTAGCCAGTTACTTGAGAAGGGAGATAACTTTGTACGTCTATTCCAG GTTGGCCAGCAGGATTTGGCATTTGGGCTGAAATTCAATGCAAAAGGTACAATTGATTGTTTTGAGAAAGATCTTCAAACTCTCCCTTTTGGTCAAAAGCGTGACATTGAGTTCAAGATGGTTGAGGGTGACTTCCAAGTTTTTGAGGGGAAGTGGTCAGTCGAACAG GTTGTGAAATGCAATCCTGAAGATTTAAAAACCGATTCTGTTGTTAGAGAACTTCAAACGACCTTGGCGTACGTTGTTGATGTGAAACCTAAGTTGTGGTTGCCTGTAGGCCTTGTGGAGGGTAGGCTCTGCAGGGAGATCAGAACAAACCTAACATGCGTAAGGCGTGAAGCTGAGAAAATATTTCATAGTGCAAATTCTGCTTTGTAG
- the LOC140888445 gene encoding uncharacterized protein isoform X1: MASLFFTAATLSYATTNTIPRLSVAKSTFLVTTLRKLQPYDVVYLPSVVAWNHFLKSSSCCIIKLRANVGGNPRNTPVVDDDGDDGGEDREPGTNDTSLVTESQEDNFEIEIENTGKNSRRIRSKVVVQANLQTLWEVLTDYERLADFIPGLAVSQLLEKGDNFVRLFQVGQQDLAFGLKFNAKGTIDCFEKDLQTLPFGQKRDIEFKMVEGDFQVFEGKWSVEQVVKCNPEDLKTDSVVRELQTTLAYVVDVKPKLWLPVGLVEGRLCREIRTNLTCVRREAEKIFHSANSAL; the protein is encoded by the exons ATGGCGTCACTGTTCTTTACAGCTGCAACTCTGTCTTATGCTACTACGAATACAATCCCCAGATTATCAGTTGCAAAATCTACCTTTCTAGTCACGACACTGAGGAAATTGCAGCCCTATGATGTTGTTTACCTGCCCAGTGTTGTTGCTTG GAATCACTTCCTAAAATCTTCAAGCTGCTGTATAATCAAACTTAGGGCTAATGTTGGGGGTAATCCTAGAAACACTCCAGTTGTTGATGATGACGGTGATGATGGTGGTGAAGACAGGGAACCGGGCACTAATGACACATCACTTGTCACAGAAAGTCAGGAGGATAACTTCGAGATAGAAATAGAGAACACAGGAAAGAACAGTCGGAGAATCAGGTCAAAGGTAGTCGTGCAGGCCAACCTCCAAACACTGTGGGAGGTGTTGACTGATTATGAAAGATTGGCTGATTTTATTCCTGGCCTTGCAGTTAGCCAGTTACTTGAGAAGGGAGATAACTTTGTACGTCTATTCCAG GTTGGCCAGCAGGATTTGGCATTTGGGCTGAAATTCAATGCAAAAGGTACAATTGATTGTTTTGAGAAAGATCTTCAAACTCTCCCTTTTGGTCAAAAGCGTGACATTGAGTTCAAGATGGTTGAGGGTGACTTCCAAGTTTTTGAGGGGAAGTGGTCAGTCGAACAG GTTGTGAAATGCAATCCTGAAGATTTAAAAACCGATTCTGTTGTTAGAGAACTTCAAACGACCTTGGCGTACGTTGTTGATGTGAAACCTAAGTTGTGGTTGCCTGTAGGCCTTGTGGAGGGTAGGCTCTGCAGGGAGATCAGAACAAACCTAACATGCGTAAGGCGTGAAGCTGAGAAAATATTTCATAGTGCAAATTCTGCTTTGTAG
- the LOC140888445 gene encoding uncharacterized protein isoform X5: MASLFFTAATLSYATTNTIPRLSVAKSTFLVTTLRKLQPYDVVYLPSVVAWNHFLKSSSCCIIKLRANVGGNPRNTPVVDDDGDDGGEDREPGTNDTSLVTESQEDNFEIEIENTGKNSRRIRSKVVVQANLQTLWEVLTDYERLADFIPGLAVSQLLEKGDNFVRLFQVGQQDLAFGLKFNAKDSIL, translated from the exons ATGGCGTCACTGTTCTTTACAGCTGCAACTCTGTCTTATGCTACTACGAATACAATCCCCAGATTATCAGTTGCAAAATCTACCTTTCTAGTCACGACACTGAGGAAATTGCAGCCCTATGATGTTGTTTACCTGCCCAGTGTTGTTGCTTG GAATCACTTCCTAAAATCTTCAAGCTGCTGTATAATCAAACTTAGGGCTAATGTTGGGGGTAATCCTAGAAACACTCCAGTTGTTGATGATGACGGTGATGATGGTGGTGAAGACAGGGAACCGGGCACTAATGACACATCACTTGTCACAGAAAGTCAGGAGGATAACTTCGAGATAGAAATAGAGAACACAGGAAAGAACAGTCGGAGAATCAGGTCAAAGGTAGTCGTGCAGGCCAACCTCCAAACACTGTGGGAGGTGTTGACTGATTATGAAAGATTGGCTGATTTTATTCCTGGCCTTGCAGTTAGCCAGTTACTTGAGAAGGGAGATAACTTTGTACGTCTATTCCAG GTTGGCCAGCAGGATTTGGCATTTGGGCTGAAATTCAATGCAAAAG ATTCCATTTTGTGA